GACGAAATCGAGGTAGCTGGTGATGTCGGTCATCATTTCCACGCCGGCCGGGGTGGCGGCAGCGAAGAACTTGAAGATCAGCGGGAACACCAGGAAGTAGGCGAAGGCCATGCCGACGTAGAACAGCAGGATGCTCGACACCAGCAAGGGCACGGCAATGCGTTTCTCGTGCTTGTACAGACCGGGTGCGATAAAGCCCCAGATCTGGTGCAGGATCACCGGAATGGCCAGGAACAGCGAGACCATCATGGTCAGCTTCAGCGGCGTCAGGAACGGCGAGGCGACGTCGGTGGCGATCATCGTCGCGCCGACCGGCAGGTACTGGCGCAGTGGCGTGGAGACGATGGTGTAGATCTGCTGGGTGAAGGCGAACAACCCGGCGAAGATGATGAAGATCGCCGCTACGCAGCGCAGCAGGCGGGTACGCAGCTCGGTGAGGTGCGACACCAGCGGCATGTGTTGGTCGTTCTCTGGGATATCGCTCATGGTGCTCGCGGCGGCAAGGTGGAGTCGTGGGTGGCCGTGGTGGCGGGTGTTGCCACCGGGGCCGCTGGCTCTGCGGTCGGTGCCGATGTCGGTGTCGCGGGGGCGGGCACCTCGCTGGCTGGCGAGGCTTCGGCCTGCGGCGCGGTGCCTGGCGCGTGGATCGTCTGCTCGGCCACCGGTTCCACCGGAGTCGGTTGCTGCTGGGTCGGGGCGAGGATCTTCCGCGCCTCCTGTTCCAGGGACAGAATGTGCTCGTTGTGCAGTTGCCGACGAATTTCATCGGCCCCGATTTCACGTTCAACTTCCTGTTTTATCGCGTTGAAGCTGCGCTTGAGGCGCCCGACCCACAGGCCGGCGGTGCGCGCAGCGCCGGGCAGGCGCTCGGGGCCGAGCACCAGCAGGGCCACCAGGCCCACCAGCAGCAGTTCAGAGAAGCTGATACCAAACATTAGTCAGTGCTCACGAGTCTTTGCGGGTCGGCTCTTCGACTTTCTGGGCCTGCACGTCGATGGTGTGCGGCTGGTTCAGCGGTGCGCTTTGCTGGGGCTGAACCGGTGGCACCGGTTGGGCCGCTGGAGGAACCACTGGCTCGGCCGGTTTTTCGTCGTCGTTCATGGCCTTGCGGAAGCCCTTGATCGACTCGCCGACGTCGGTGCCCAGGTTCTTGAGTTTCTTGGTGCCGAATACCAGTACCACGACCACCAGGATGACGATCCAGTGTTTCCAGTCAAAAATGCCCATGCTGCGTTTCCTCTTAGAAAGTTGTTCAGGCGGACGGGCGCGAGGCTTTCTCGGCGTGTCCGGACAGACCGAAGCGGCGGTCCAGCTCATCGAGCACGGCCTGGGGATGCTGCCCCAGCTGCGCCAGCATGACCATGGTGTGGAACCACAGGTCCGCGGTTTCGTAGATCAGGTCGCTGCAGTCGCCGCTGATGGCGGCGTCCTTGGCGGCGATGATGGTTTCCACCGACTCTTCGCCGACCTTTTCCAGGATCTTGTTCAGGCCCTTGTGATACAGGCTGGCGACGTAGGAGCTGTCGGCTGCGGCGTCTTTGCGCTCTTCCAGCACCTGGGCCAGACGGGTGAGGGTATCGCTCATGTCAGTGTCCTGCAGAATAAATCGCGTGCGGGTCCTTGAGGACCGGTTCGACGGTTTTCCACTCGCCGTCTTCGTAGACGCGGTAGAAACAGCTGTGGCGGCCGGTGTGACAGGCGATGTCGCCGATCTGCTCGACCATCAGGATGATCACGTCGGCGTCGCAGTCCAGGCGCATTTCATGCAGTTTCTGCACGTGCCCGGACTCTTCGCCCTTGCGCCATAGCTTGCCACGGGAACGTGACCAATAGATGGCGCGGTGCTCGGCGGCGGTCAGGCTCAGGGCCTCGCGGTTCATCCAGGCCATCATCAGCACGCGCCCGGTCTTGTGGTCCTGGGCGATGGCCGGCACCAGGCCGTCTGCGTCCCATTTGATCTGGTCCAGCCAATCTTTCATGTTCGACTCCGACAACCGGGCGCAACCCGCTGGTGGCGCCTCGGCGATTGCGACAGTTTGCCAGCAGGTCGCGCCACTGGCTATCGGCGCACGATCAGATACAGACCCACTGCGATCATCACGCCGGCCGGCCAGTGCCCCAGTTCCTGCAGCGGGCCGCCGGCGGCCAGAACGGCGCCGCCGCCCAGATGGGCAGTGCCCAGCAAGCGCAGGAACCAGTCGTCCTTGCGTCGGTGCCAGGGGGCCGGCGGATCGGCGGCGTGGGGCTGCGACATGCGTTCCAGCAGGTCGCGGGTCATGTTGGCCAGATGCGGCAGTTGCTCGATCTGGCTGTGGATATTGCCGAGCACGGCCTTGGGGCTGACCCGCTCGCGCATCCAGCGTTCGAGGAAGGGTTGCGCGGTGTTCCACAGGTCCAGGTCCGGGTACAGCTGGCGGCCCAGGCCTTCGATATTGAGCAGGGTCTTCTGCAGCAGCACCAGTTGTGGCTGCACTTCCATGTTGAAGCGCCGGGCGGTCTGGAACAGGCGCATCAGCACCTGACCGAAGGAAATATCCTTCAGCGGCTTTTCGAAGATCGGCTCGCACACGGTGCGGATCGCCGCCTCGAATTCGTTGAGCTTGGTTTCTGCCGGGACCCAGCCGGAGTCGATGTGCAACTGGGCCACGCGACGGTAGTCGCGCTTGAAGAAGGCGAACAGGTTGCGTGCCAGGTAGTCCTGGTCTTCCGGGGTCAGGCTGCCGACGATGCCGCAGTCGATGGCGATGTACTGCGGGCTCCAGGGCTGCACGGTGCTGACGAAGATGTTGCCCGGGTGCATGTCGGCGTGGAAGAAACTGTCGCGGAACACCTGGGTGAAAAAGATCTCCACGCCGCGCTCGGCAAGCATCTTCATGTCGGTACGCTGGTCGGCCAGGGTCGCCAGGTCGGTCACCTGAATGCCGTAGATGCGCTCCATCACCAGCACTTTAGGCCGGCACCAGTCCCAGTAGACCTGGGGCACATACAGCAGCGGCGAGCCTTCGAAGTTGCGCTTGAGCTGGCTGGCGTTGGCCGCCTCGCGCAGCAGGTCGAGCTCGTCGTAGATGGTTTTCTCGTAGTCGCTGACCACGTCCACCGGATGCAGCAGGCGCGCGTCGGCGGAGAGCTTTTCCGCGGCGCGGGCGAGGATGAACAGCCATGCCAGGTCCTGGGCGATGATCGGCTTGAGCCCGGGGCGAATCACCTTGACCACCACTTCTTCACCGGTCTTGAGCTTGGCGGCGTGAACCTGGGCCACCGAGGCCGAGGCCAGGGGTTCGATGTCGAAGCGGCTGAACACGTCGCTGATCTTCTTGCCCAGTTGCTCCTCGATCAGGGCCACGGACTTTTGCGAGTCGAAGGGCGGCACCCGATCCTGCAGCAGCATCAGCTCGTCGGCGATGTCTTCCGGCAGCAGGTCACGGCGGGTGGAGAGGATCTGCCCGAACTTGATGAAGATCGGGCCCAGGTCCTGCAGCGCCAGGCGCAGGCGGGCTCCGCGGCTCAGGTCCAGCGGTTTGCGCGGGAACCAGCGCCAGGGCAGGGCAAAGCGCAGGGCCAGGAGAAACCAGGGCAGGGGCAGGGCGAACAGCAGGTCATCGAGGCGGTAGCGGATCACGACGCGCTGGATGCGCAACAGACGGCGGACGGCAAGCAGCTTCATGCGTTATCGCTTGGGTCAAGGGAGCGGGAAAGGCGCTCGAAGCGCGCCTCGAGACGTTCCAGGTCGAGTTTGGCCTGATCCAGCTCGCGAAAGCGCGCTTCGGCTTCGCGCTGACCCACCAGGGTCCGCGACTCTTCGGCAAGGAATTCGGCAAGGTTCTGATTCAGGCTGGCAAAGCCCTGTTGATACCAGCGTGCACGGCTGCGCACATGGCCACTGAACAGCTGGGTGGCCACCGGCCCCAGCCAGCGCGACAGTTCGTATTCCCAGTCCAGCTCCAGATCCTGGAGGATGGCTGCCAGGTCCAGCAGCACGCCGCTGTCGCCTTCCAGCTCCACGTCCGGCGCGTGCAGAACAGCGGTCTTGTCCTTGCTCAGGGCCAGGCGTACCAGGCTCGATGCCGGCGCGCGGAGGATGCAGTCAGGGTCGGCGGCCCACTGGCTGGCCAGTATCAGGCCTTCATCGCTGGGCAGGATGAACAGCTGCAATGCCGGGCTGCGGCAGTCGACGGCGATCACCTTGCCATTGAGGTGCTGCAGGCGCGGAAGGGCCGTGCTGTCCAGACGCAGCACCCGGTTGATGCCGGTCTCGACGCTGGCGAGCAGGCCGCTGAGCAACATCAGGGCTTGATGCCGCGGTGCAGGGCGACGATGCCTGCGGTCATGTTGTGATAGGTCACGCGGTCGAAACCGGCCTCGACCATCATCGACTTCAGGGTTTCCTGGTTGGGGTGCATGCGGATCGATTCGGCCAGGTAGCGGTAGCTTTCCGAATCGTTGGTGATCAGCTTGCCGGCCAGGGGCATGAAGGCGAACGAATAGGCGTCGTAGACCTTGGACATCAGGGCGTTGGTCGGCTTGGAGAATTCCAGCACCAAGAGGCGGCCACCGGGCTTGAGCACCCGCAGCATGGAGCGCAGGGCATCTTCTTTGTGGGTGACGTTGCGCAAGCCGAAGGCGATGGTCACGCAGTCGAAATGGTTGTCCGGGAACGGCAGTTTTTCCGCATCGGCCTGGACGAATTCGACGTTGCCAGCCACACCCAGGTCCAGCAGGCGGTCACGGCCGACCTTGAGCATGGATTCGTTGATGTCCGCCAGCACCACTTGGCCGGTAGGCCCCACCAGGTGCGAAAAGCGCTTGGTCAGATCGCCCGTGCCACCGGCGATATCCAGCACGCGGTTGCCGGCGCGCACGCCGGAGAGCTCGATGGTGAAGCGTTTCCACAAACGGTGCATGCCGCCCGACAGTACGTCGTTCATCAGGTCGTACTTGGCCGCTACCGAGTGGAACACCTCTGCGACTTTTTCCGCTTTCTGGCTTTCAGGAACGTTCTTGAAGCCGAAGTGCGTGGTGGGTTCGGCATCGCTGCCTTTGCGCTGATCAGTCATATCGCTGTCACCAAAAGAGAATGCGCGACATTCTAATCCCGGTGGCGGCCTTTGTCTTGGCAAGGCTGAATGTAAGATAGCGAACCGCCGGGACGTTTTGACGCACACAGGGTCAAGATGCTTCAGGCAAGTCCGCAAACAGCAGGAGTCCTTCGATGGCCCGTATTAGTGTTGAACGCGCCCATGGCCTGGGTAAGCAGGTAGCCCGTGAAAAGGCCGACAAACTGGCGCAGAAACTCGCCGATCAATATGGCCTGGAGCCGCAATGGGCGGGGGATACGCTGAACCTCAAGCGCTCCGGGGTCAAAGGCGCTGTGCATGTGGGTGAGGCGTCGATCCGGATCGATTTGGAACTGGGTCTGTTGATGTCGGCCATGAGCGGCACCATCAAGTCCGAAATTGAAAAAGCCCTGGACAAGGCCCTGGCCTGAGCCCCGATCCCCAGGCGCCGGCTTGCAGGCAAATCGCAGGCACTGCGACGGCGCCACGCTCAAGAGCCTCGCCGGCGAGCCGGCCCCTACATCAATTGATGACATTCGTTAGGGTGCCGATTCTAATTTTTCTCTCTAGGTTGTGCCTCAGGTCCTCGTTCCGAGGACAGTTCCTCAAACCTTCCGCGCGTGAGGTGCACCATGGCCAAAGTGATTCTGAAGAAAAAAGTTGATGTTCAATCGACTGCTCTGAGCGAAGTCAAATCCTATGCCCGCAAGATCTGGCTGGCTGGCCTGGGTGCCTACGCCAAAGTCGGTCACGAGGGCAGCGAATACTTCCAGGAGTTGATCAAGGCCGGTCAATCCGTTGAAAAGAAAGGCAAAAAAGTTGTCACTGAACAACTTGAAGCGGCCAATAGTCAGATAGACAGCGTTAAAGGGGATGTCAGTACTCTTAAAGGCAAAGTCGAAGTGCAACTGGACAAGGTCGAAAAGGCCTTTGACACGCGCGTCGCCAGTGCCTTGAATCGCATCGGCATTCCGTCTAAACATGACGTCGAGACACTCTCTGCTAAGCTCGATGAGCTGACGGCGTTGCTCGAACGTGTCGCGCGTAAACATTAAGGAGAACGGGATGGCTGGTAAAAAGAATACTGAAAAAGAAGGCAGCTCGTGGATCGGGAAAGTCGAAGAGTACTCCCGTAAAATTTGGCTTGCTGGTTTAGGCGTGTACTCGAAAATCGATTCTGACGGCAGCAAGCTTTTCGAGACATTGGTCAAAGATGGTGAGAAAGCCGAGAAACTGACCAAGAGTGTAGTCGGCAAGAAAGTTGATGCCGCCAAAGACTCCGCCAGTTCGGCCAAGTCGCGCATCAGCGACGTCAAGGACCGCGCCCTGGGCAAGTGGGACGAACTGGAAGGCGCTTTCGACAAGCGTTTGAACAGTGCCATCTCGCGCCTGGGCGTACCGAGCCGCAATGAGGTGAAAGCGCTGCATGACAAGGTCGATACCCTGACCAAGCAGATTGAAAAACTCACAGGTGCCAAGGTTGCGCCGGTTGCGGCCAAAACCGCCGCTGCCAAGCCTGCGGCTAAACCTGCAGCCAAGCCTCTGGCCAAACCGGCGGCCAAAGCTGCAGCTAAACCCGCCGCCAAGCCCGCCGCGAAAACCGCTGCCGCCAAGCCGGCTGCCAAACCCGCTGCCAAGCCGGTTGCAGCAAAACCTGCGGCCAAGCCCGCCGCCAAGCCAGCGGTGAAAGCCGCCGCCAAACCCGCGGCCAAGCCGGCGGTGGCGAAAAAGCCTGCCGCCAAGAAGCCTGCCGCCAAGCCCGCGGTAGCGGCCAAGCCTGCAGCGCCAGCGCCGACGGCTTCGGCCAGTTCGGCAAACTCCGCCGCAGCCCCCAGCCCGGCGGTAGCGCCAACTGCTGCGCCAGCTCCAGCGACGCCAAGCAGCCAGTCCTGATTGCATCGGGCTCAAAGAACGCCCGGTCTGTAAAGGCCGGGCGTTTTTTATTGGGCCGCGTTCGGTACTCGCCAGGCCCGCCTATTCCTGTTCTTCCAGGTAGCGCAACGCCATCTGCTCGGTGGCCAGCTTCGCCGGCGGCAACAGGTGCGGTGCCACCAGCATCATGATCTGGTAGACCACCAGGCGCACTTCCCCCTCGCGATCAAGGATCCGCTGGTAATCCAGGGAGAACAGCAGGGTCAGGGTGATCTGCTCCACCAGTTGGCCCAAGGCCTGGGTCCCGCTGACCAGCTGTCCACGGGTCTTGAGTCGGGCCAGCAGCGAGGCCAGGGTCCGCTTGAGGGCGTTGAGCAGGTTGCGAATGCCCTTGGCCAGTTTCGGCAAGCGTCCCGCCAGGTTGGACAGATCCTGGAACAGGAAGCGGTAGTGGGCCAGGCGTTCGACAATCAGGTGCAGGAACAGCCAGTAGTCCTCCGGTGCCAGCCGGGCATCGGACGGTGGATCCAGCAGCGGTGTCAGCTCGTTCTGGAAACGTTCGAACAGGCCGAGCACCAGGGGCTCCTTGCCATGGAAGTGGTAGTAGAGGTTGCCGGGGCTGATGCCCATCTCATTGGCCACCTCCATGGTGGAGACATTGGGCTCGCCCTTCTGGTTGAACAGTTGCAGGGCACATTCGAGTATCCGGTCGCGGGTCTTCATCCTGACTTCTTGTCGGTCCATTGGCGGGCACGACTCCAGCATGGAGTCGTGGAGCAAAGTGTTTTCAGCGCACGCGCACGTAGGTGCCCGGAGCATCCTCCATGGGTGGATAGTTCTGATTGCCGAGGGTGGTCAGGGTTTCCCGCTGCGCTCCTGAGCGCTCCTGGACCCAGCTCAGCCACTGGCCCCACCAACTGCCGTCGACATGCTTGGCGTCGTAATACCAGGCTCGCGGATCGCTGCTGAGCTTGTGGTTTTCCACGTAGTTGGCCTTGGGGTTGCTCGGCGGATTGAGAATGCTCTGCACATGCCCGCTGTTGGACAGCACGAAGCGCCGCTCTCCGCCCAGCAGCAGGGTCGAGCGATACACCGCATCCCAGGGGGTGATGTGATCGTTGATGCCGGCCACGCTGAAGCTGTCCACCGTGACCTTCTGCAGATCGATCGGGGTGCCGCAGACTTCGAGTCCGCCTTCGTGGCTCAGCGGGTTGTGCTTGAAAAAGTCCAGCAGGTCGCCGTGCAAGGCGGCGGGCAGGCGGGTGCTGTCGTTGTTCCAGTAGAGAATGTCGAAGACTGGCGGCTCCTTGCCCAGCAGGTAGTTGTTGACCCAGTAGTTCCAGATCAGGTCGTTGGGACGCATCCAGGCAAACACCTTGGCCATGTCGCGGCCATCGAGCACCCCTTGCTGGTAGGAGCGACGCTTGGCCGCTTCCAGGGTTTTCTCATCGGCAAACAAGGTGGCCGGGCTGTCCAGCTGGCTGTCCAGCAGACTCACCAGGTAAGTGGCGCTGGCCACCCGGCGCAGCTGGCGCTTGGCCTGCAGGTGACCTTGCAGGGCGGCGATGGTCAGGCCGCCGGCGCAGGCACCTACCAGGTTGACTTCCCGACTGCCGGTGATGGCCCGGGCGACATTCAGTGCCTCTTCGGTAGCCTCTACGTAGCTCGACAGGCCCCACTCGCGATGGCGCACGTCCGGGTTGCGCCAGCTGATCATGAATACCTGCAGGCCGTTCTTCAGGGCGTACTGGACGAAGCTGTTGTGCGGGCTGAGGTCGAAGATGTAGTACTTGTTGATTTGCGGCGGCACGATCAGCAACGGCTTGGCGTACTGTTTTTCGCTCATGGGGCTGTACTGGATCAGTTCCAGCAGCTCGTTGCGAAACACCACCGAGCCTGGGGTCACGGCCAGGTTCTTGCCGATCTCGAAGGCGTGCTTGGTCACCTGGCTGGGCAGTCCGTTGTTGTGCAACAGGTCGTCCAGCAGGTTGCTGATGCCGCGCACCACGCTGTTGCCGCCGGTGTTGAAGATTTCCTTGAGGGCCAGGGGATTGAGCAGGGTGTTGGAGGGCGACACCGCGTCGTTGAGCAGGGAGAAGGCGAAGTGCGCCCGGGCCCGATCGTCCTCGTTCATGCCGCTGTCGTCGATCCAGTGCCGAACCTGCTTCTGCCAGCTGAGGTAGGCCTGCAAGCCTCGTTTGTAAAAGGGATTGAGGGTCCAGGCCGGGTCGGCGAAGCGGTTGTCCTTGGGGTTGGGTTTATGCAGGGTTTCCCCCAGCAGCACACGTCCCAGCTGGCCACCCAGGGCCAGGGTGTGGCGGGCGCTGTGCAACGGGTTGCGCAAACTGTGGGCCGCAATGCTGCGCAGTGTCGAGAGCAGATCCCGGCCGCGCAGACCGGTGATCGCGCTCTGTGCGTTGATGTAGGCCGCAGGGGCCGGAAGCGAACCCTGTGCAGGCTTGTCTTGCATGAGTCAACACTCCTTCGTCAAACCACTAACAAGCAGACCAATCCAAGACAGACAACATAGTCGCTCCTGGCCTTTCTTGCGCGCGACGATCCTGTCGGCAGCGTTGTTTTATTTCGTTGGGTGCGATGGCAGTGGATGCGGGTGCATCACGGCGCGTTGTCGCTCTTCCTGGAGGAATTTCATGATGATCGGGGCGACGGCCTCGGCCCGGGTGATCAGGAACAGGTGACCGTCGTCGATGATGTGCAGCTGCGCGTTGGGAATCCGCCAGGCCAGCATGCGCATGTTGATCAGGGGGATCAGCGGGTCATCGTCGCCGGCCAGCACCAGGGTCGGCTGGTGGATCTTGTGCAGCCAGTGGATGCTGGTCCAGCCCACTCCGGCGAACAGTTGCCAGTAGTAGCCCAGCTTGCCGGCCGAGCGGACCTTGGCTGCGTGTTCGGCGGCCAGGTTCGGATCGCGCCGGAAGGCACCGCCATAGATCAGCGGCGCGATGCGCATCACATGGGAAGGCTGCACGTAGCGCCGTGGACTGGCCATCATCCACAGCACCTTGGGCTTGCCGGGGACCATGAAGGCGCCGGCGGCGGTGGCCGCCAGTACCAGTTTCTTGCAGCGTTCGGGGTAGTCGTAGGCGAACTGCTGGGCCAGGGCTCCGCCCCAGGACACGCCCACGGCGTTGACCTGGCCGTAGTCCAGGTAATCGAGCATGCGGGCGGTCAGCTTGGCCAGGCCGGGAAAACGATAAGGCCGGCTTGGGGTCGAGGAGCCGCCCACGCCGGGGACGTCGAAGGCAATGACCTCCAGGTCCGGATCCAGGGCCTGGACAAAGGGAAAGACCAGCTCCAGGTTGGCGCCGATTCCGTTGAAGATCAGCAGCGGCGTCAAGTGCGGCTTGCCGGGGCGTACCGCCGTGCGGATGGTCTGTCCATCCAGATCAACGGTGCGAAAGATGAAAGAGTGTGGCATGCCGTAGCCCTGTGAATTGAACCATGGGCAACGCCGTCCTGGGCGTCGTCCGGATTTTCCGAGGCCGGGCCTCGTACCAAGCATAGGGCGTGGCGACGCCTCCTGGCGTCGCATCGTTCAATGCCCGGACTCAGCGCTCGTGGACGTAGGTCCCTGGTGCGGCCTCGGCGGCGGCGTACTTTTTGTTGCCCAGCGTGCTGGGGGCCGCTTTCAGCTCGCCGGAACGCTCCGCCTGCCAGGCTTGCCAGTGCAGCCACCAGGAATCGGTGTGCTTGATCGAGTTTTCCTGCCATTGATCGGGGCAGACGGGGATCTCGGTGCTGGTCATGTAGCGCGCCTTGGGATTGCCCGGCGGATTCAGGATGCTCTGGATATGCCCGCTGCTGGACAGCACGAACTCCACGTTGCCGCCAAACAGTTGCGCCGACTTGTAGCAGGACTTCCACGGGGTGATGTGATCGTTGGTGCCGGCCAGGGAAAAGATATCGGCGGTCACCTGTTTCAGGTCGATGGGTGTGCCGCACACTTCCAGTGCATTGGGGCGCACCAGGGGATTGTTTTTGAACATCTCGATCAGGTCGCCATGGAACGCTGCGGGCAGGCGGGTGGTGTCGTTGTTCCAGAACAGGATGTCGAACACCGGTGGTTCGTTGCCCAGCAGGTAGTTGTTGACCCAGTAGTTCCAGATCAGGTCGTTGGGGCGCATCCAGGCAAACACCTTGGCCATGTCGCGACCTTCGAGCACACCGGCCTGGTAGGAATGGCGCTTGGCCGCTTCCAGGGTCTGCTCGTCGACAAACAGCGCCACCTGGGTATCCAGGGTGGTGTCGAGGACGCTGACCAGCAGGGTCAGGGCATTGACCTTCTTTTCTCCGAGCGCGGCGTAGTGGCCCAGCAGCGCGGTACAGGTGATACCGCCGGAGCAGGCCCCGAGCATGTTCACATCCTTGCTGCCGGTGATGGCGGTGACCACGTCGACCGCCTCCTTCAGGGCCTCGATGTAGGTCGACAGGCCCCATCCCCTGTGTGCCTTGGTGGGGTTGCGCCAGCTGACAATGAAGGTCTGCACGTTGTTGCGCAGGCAGAAGCGCGCCAGGCTCTTGTCCGGGCTGAGGTCGAAGACGTAGAACTTGTTGATCTGGGGCGGCACCACCAGCAGCGGCCGCTCATACACCTGTTCGGTGATCGGCCGGTACTGGATCAGCTCCAGCACATCGTTGCGGAACACCACCGAACCTTCGCTGGTGCCGAGGTTCTTGCCTACTTCAAAGGCGTCCATGTTGACCTGGCTGGGCATGCCGCCGTTCTGCACCAGGTCCTTGGCCAGATGGGACAGGCCGTCCAGCAGGCTCTTGCCGCCGGTTTCGAAGAAGCGCTTGACCGCGGCGGGGTTGGCCATGCTGTTGGTCGGGGCCATGGCTTCGGTCATCAGGTTGATCACGAAGTGGCCGCGGCTGATGTCCTGATCGGACAGGTTGCTGTCGCCGATCCACTCGTGGAGCTCCTTGCGCCACGCCAGGTAGGTTTGCAGATAGCGTTTGTACAGCGGGTTCTGGCTCCAGGCCGGATCGTTGAAGCGACGGTCGTCGCTCTCCGGTTGCAGGGTCGATTTGCCGAATATCACGTTCTTCAGCTCAAGGCCGAAATGGGCGACATGCTTGACGCTGTGGATGGGTTGTTTAATGGCCTGGGTGAGCACCATTCGAGCAGAGGTAAGCAGATCCTTTCTACGCAAGCCGATGACCGGATTGAGCCCCAGTGTGTTTTCCGAGGCTTGGCGTTTCAGGTCATCGATATTCTTGTTACTCATCTACGACGCTCCATTGTCCTGAGACGAGTACCGGACCTGCTGTGCAGTCACACAGCACGATGCCAGGTACTACTGCTCGGGTGACCGTTGATTGCGTACCGCTGCTTTAAAAGTGCAGAGAACTCTGCAGGGAACTTGCCAGTTCCATTGGTTACCCGAGTTTAATTTTTTTCGCAAGCAGGCCATTCATTGGCCATACAGCCCAGCATTCAAACAGATGGAATTAGAAAATGCCCTCTAAACAGCCGGAGGCTCGGACTAGAGCATCAGCTTGATTATCGACTCATTCGGATCGCGGGATTTTCCGGCGGCTTTGAGCTCTGCCAGATAATCGCTCCACAGTTCGTCCTGACGCAGAGCCAACTGATACAGGTAGTCCCAGGTGAACAGTCCACTGTCATGGCCGTCGTCGAAGGTCAATTTCAGTGCGTACTGGCCAGCCGGTTCAACCTTGCTCAGGCCCACGCCGAGCTTGCCGAACTGCAGGATGGGTTTGCCGTGGCCCTGGACCTCGGCGGAGGGGGAGTGCACCCGCAGGAACTCTGCAGGCAAGTGATAGACCTCGTCCGGCCCGTAGGTCAGGGTCAGGGTTTTCGAGGCTTTGTGCAGGTTGATGCCAGAGGGGAGTTTAGTCATGAGGGCAGCTTAAAGCTGCAAGCTACAAGCTACAAGATGACCGCGATCAACTTGCAGCTTGAGGCTTAAAGCTTGTCGCTTAGAGGATATAGCGGGACAGATCTTCGTTCTGCGCCAATTCGCCCAGGTGGCTGTTGACGTAGGCCGCGTCGATGCGGATCGGCTCTTCGCTGTGGGCGCTGGCCAGGTCGCCGGCGCTGAACGACACCTCTTCCAGCAGGCGCTCGAGCAGGGTGTGCAGGCGACGGGCACCGATGTTCTCGGTCTTCTCGTTGACCTGCCAGGCAATCTCCGCCAGGCGCTTGATGCCTTCAGGCAGGAACTCGATGTTCAGGCCTTCGGTCTTGAGCAGCTCACGGTATTGCTCGGTCAGCGAAGCGTGAGGCTCGCTGAGGATGCGCTCGAAATCTTCCGGCGACAGGGCCTTGAGTTCGACGCGGATCGGCAGGCGCCCTTGCAGCTCCGGAACCAGGTCGCTGGGCTTGCTCAGGTGGAAGGCACCGGAAGCGATGAACAGGATGTGGTCGGTCTTGACCATGCCCAGCTTGGTGTTGACGGTGCAGCCTTCGATCAGGGGCAGCAGGTCGCGCTGCACGCCTTCGCGGGACACATCGACGCCGCCGGAGTTGCCGCGCTTGGCCACTTTGTCGATTTCGTCGATGAACACGATGCCGTGTTGCTCGACCGCTTCCAGGGCCTTGGTCTTCAACTCTTCGTCGTTGACCAGGCGGCTGGCCTCTTCATCCCGTACCAGCTTCAGCGCTTCCTTGACCTTGAGC
This genomic stretch from Pseudomonas sp. Os17 harbors:
- the tatC gene encoding twin-arginine translocase subunit TatC, which encodes MSDIPENDQHMPLVSHLTELRTRLLRCVAAIFIIFAGLFAFTQQIYTIVSTPLRQYLPVGATMIATDVASPFLTPLKLTMMVSLFLAIPVILHQIWGFIAPGLYKHEKRIAVPLLVSSILLFYVGMAFAYFLVFPLIFKFFAAATPAGVEMMTDITSYLDFVMTLFFAFGVAFEIPVAVVLLVWIGVVNVAYLKKIRPYVIIGCFVVGMILTPPDIFSQTLLAVPMWLLFEIGVLFGGLISKRGEHPDDAPADDHNDQPPATQA
- the tatB gene encoding Sec-independent protein translocase protein TatB, producing the protein MFGISFSELLLVGLVALLVLGPERLPGAARTAGLWVGRLKRSFNAIKQEVEREIGADEIRRQLHNEHILSLEQEARKILAPTQQQPTPVEPVAEQTIHAPGTAPQAEASPASEVPAPATPTSAPTAEPAAPVATPATTATHDSTLPPRAP
- a CDS encoding twin-arginine translocase TatA/TatE family subunit, giving the protein MGIFDWKHWIVILVVVVLVFGTKKLKNLGTDVGESIKGFRKAMNDDEKPAEPVVPPAAQPVPPVQPQQSAPLNQPHTIDVQAQKVEEPTRKDS
- a CDS encoding phosphoribosyl-ATP diphosphatase, encoding MSDTLTRLAQVLEERKDAAADSSYVASLYHKGLNKILEKVGEESVETIIAAKDAAISGDCSDLIYETADLWFHTMVMLAQLGQHPQAVLDELDRRFGLSGHAEKASRPSA
- the hisI gene encoding phosphoribosyl-AMP cyclohydrolase — encoded protein: MKDWLDQIKWDADGLVPAIAQDHKTGRVLMMAWMNREALSLTAAEHRAIYWSRSRGKLWRKGEESGHVQKLHEMRLDCDADVIILMVEQIGDIACHTGRHSCFYRVYEDGEWKTVEPVLKDPHAIYSAGH
- the ubiB gene encoding ubiquinone biosynthesis regulatory protein kinase UbiB yields the protein MKLLAVRRLLRIQRVVIRYRLDDLLFALPLPWFLLALRFALPWRWFPRKPLDLSRGARLRLALQDLGPIFIKFGQILSTRRDLLPEDIADELMLLQDRVPPFDSQKSVALIEEQLGKKISDVFSRFDIEPLASASVAQVHAAKLKTGEEVVVKVIRPGLKPIIAQDLAWLFILARAAEKLSADARLLHPVDVVSDYEKTIYDELDLLREAANASQLKRNFEGSPLLYVPQVYWDWCRPKVLVMERIYGIQVTDLATLADQRTDMKMLAERGVEIFFTQVFRDSFFHADMHPGNIFVSTVQPWSPQYIAIDCGIVGSLTPEDQDYLARNLFAFFKRDYRRVAQLHIDSGWVPAETKLNEFEAAIRTVCEPIFEKPLKDISFGQVLMRLFQTARRFNMEVQPQLVLLQKTLLNIEGLGRQLYPDLDLWNTAQPFLERWMRERVSPKAVLGNIHSQIEQLPHLANMTRDLLERMSQPHAADPPAPWHRRKDDWFLRLLGTAHLGGGAVLAAGGPLQELGHWPAGVMIAVGLYLIVRR
- a CDS encoding ubiquinone biosynthesis accessory factor UbiJ is translated as MLLSGLLASVETGINRVLRLDSTALPRLQHLNGKVIAVDCRSPALQLFILPSDEGLILASQWAADPDCILRAPASSLVRLALSKDKTAVLHAPDVELEGDSGVLLDLAAILQDLELDWEYELSRWLGPVATQLFSGHVRSRARWYQQGFASLNQNLAEFLAEESRTLVGQREAEARFRELDQAKLDLERLEARFERLSRSLDPSDNA
- the ubiE gene encoding bifunctional demethylmenaquinone methyltransferase/2-methoxy-6-polyprenyl-1,4-benzoquinol methylase UbiE — translated: MTDQRKGSDAEPTTHFGFKNVPESQKAEKVAEVFHSVAAKYDLMNDVLSGGMHRLWKRFTIELSGVRAGNRVLDIAGGTGDLTKRFSHLVGPTGQVVLADINESMLKVGRDRLLDLGVAGNVEFVQADAEKLPFPDNHFDCVTIAFGLRNVTHKEDALRSMLRVLKPGGRLLVLEFSKPTNALMSKVYDAYSFAFMPLAGKLITNDSESYRYLAESIRMHPNQETLKSMMVEAGFDRVTYHNMTAGIVALHRGIKP
- a CDS encoding polyhydroxyalkanoic acid system family protein gives rise to the protein MARISVERAHGLGKQVAREKADKLAQKLADQYGLEPQWAGDTLNLKRSGVKGAVHVGEASIRIDLELGLLMSAMSGTIKSEIEKALDKALA